From a single Sulfitobacter sp. DSM 110093 genomic region:
- a CDS encoding DUF995 domain-containing protein, with translation MVGILIDLMDKPTDHGFQSFFLSKGSLTMVFPKSWLMGLLIAALPLGALADPLPYGAKTPTASQVRSAYIGKTEKWDADCSGGIYFGANNQARAWCAQSGDSLGAGEWTVDAYGRMCHNLTWYWPNNGRAGSSPGEKSCVLHVADRFDRIWRSYPGQSEWWPVKGDASLSSGYVFQNQVVALKRKLGI, from the coding sequence ATGGTCGGGATATTGATTGACTTGATGGATAAACCCACTGACCATGGTTTCCAAAGTTTTTTCCTGTCGAAAGGGTCTCTCACCATGGTGTTTCCGAAATCTTGGCTTATGGGGCTTTTAATTGCCGCTCTTCCTCTCGGTGCGCTGGCAGATCCTCTTCCTTACGGTGCAAAAACGCCGACGGCGAGCCAAGTTAGATCCGCTTATATCGGGAAGACGGAAAAGTGGGATGCCGATTGTAGCGGTGGGATTTATTTTGGGGCAAATAATCAAGCGCGCGCTTGGTGTGCCCAAAGCGGCGACAGTCTGGGCGCCGGCGAATGGACGGTCGATGCCTATGGGCGTATGTGCCATAATTTAACGTGGTATTGGCCGAACAATGGCCGCGCTGGCAGTTCGCCTGGAGAGAAAAGCTGCGTGCTGCATGTGGCGGACCGCTTTGATCGCATTTGGCGCAGCTATCCGGGGCAATCAGAATGGTGGCCCGTAAAGGGGGATGCAAGCTTGTCCTCAGGCTACGTCTTTCAAAACCAGGTGGTCGCGCTCAAGAGAAAGCTTGGCATCTAA
- a CDS encoding DUF3131 domain-containing protein: MIGRRTFLKWGTTAPVFFSQQTLARAASAIPQNTIVVIDGFDRSADPERAALVLDAFARAGLPVTCVVDLGPTSQEALAPQSAVSTMLKERLIKTPGLIEVVPLVKDLSRMSPYFQARAVHDAIQALHNGFGGSTDGAPQTIACDMRDRSVAPSGVRASGIRTVLARPFVSAPVRPEAWEDGVVRMVGGQRVRLKSAQNAALFYPRQAVERVLYLSAQDFLDHPLARVAQAATTFALQVLQQQGDYWVSPILAADIQFRDAYAYKRLMGVHFVLEARATSQDQAAVRAFRRELSGAGVPTSFGNDPTSDPQSGYWIGLGGAELTKDVAHFRFSEGGVGPRVQSTPHEGYGIAAALSERDRVGLTAQNVLNVPVIAIDDPKMLINASGFSFGTADCVLAISAGLLGNRAYRNALKDLLYQVLDDGITDVVSLPEYVRRLVPTGPYLTHFRRTQAYQHDALHPPEHRHTEREQLLADAKVAWSYFERWTNPETGLCPATVNFAPGQRRLHEAVTMWDVGSHIFALMAAVDLELIAPQGFQSAIRRILPNIAGRRSQGRHLPQGWIATDRFKWGNKNFDGCDAGRLLAALYNLDMHPLVQEKSAPTVASWDLEAIVADGIIHSVEEGKLASTFRSHCAHYAAWAFRTWGIDVNSPYEVLRGASQSDGQMALLEVGGHIGPMGAEPLLMEALEFGMSPESAYLADVLFAAQLEEHDETGRLICVSEGPINSPPWFLYQGLQFDAPGRVWATDTVDSLPEHRTNAFRDAHLSISSKGAFLWSAYRDHPFCDKLRALVRDRAKTPYGFASSINERAGQASTTYSDINTNAVILQSIAHMLKTEA, from the coding sequence ATGATTGGACGCCGAACGTTTTTGAAATGGGGGACGACAGCGCCGGTTTTTTTCTCCCAGCAAACCTTGGCCCGTGCGGCAAGTGCGATCCCTCAAAATACCATCGTCGTCATCGATGGTTTTGATCGAAGTGCCGATCCTGAACGGGCCGCCCTTGTTTTAGACGCCTTCGCGCGGGCAGGTTTGCCTGTTACCTGTGTGGTTGATCTCGGTCCCACATCGCAAGAAGCGCTCGCGCCTCAAAGCGCAGTTTCCACAATGCTCAAAGAGCGGCTCATCAAAACGCCTGGTCTGATCGAAGTCGTGCCGCTTGTGAAAGATTTGAGCCGCATGAGCCCCTACTTTCAAGCGCGTGCGGTACATGATGCTATCCAGGCCCTTCACAATGGTTTTGGGGGCAGTACGGATGGCGCCCCGCAGACCATCGCCTGTGATATGCGGGACAGATCCGTGGCGCCTTCAGGTGTGCGTGCTTCGGGTATCCGTACGGTGCTGGCGCGCCCCTTTGTGAGTGCCCCCGTGAGACCCGAAGCTTGGGAAGACGGCGTGGTCAGGATGGTGGGGGGGCAAAGAGTGAGGCTGAAGTCGGCGCAAAACGCTGCACTCTTTTATCCGCGTCAGGCTGTTGAGCGGGTGCTTTACCTGTCGGCGCAAGACTTCTTGGATCACCCACTTGCCAGAGTAGCGCAAGCGGCGACAACCTTCGCATTGCAGGTGTTGCAGCAACAGGGCGACTATTGGGTCAGCCCCATCCTTGCCGCGGACATCCAGTTCCGGGATGCCTATGCCTATAAGCGGCTGATGGGGGTGCATTTCGTTCTGGAAGCACGCGCAACCTCACAAGACCAAGCAGCTGTGAGGGCGTTTCGGCGAGAGTTGAGCGGCGCGGGGGTGCCAACAAGTTTTGGGAACGATCCGACGTCGGACCCGCAGTCTGGGTATTGGATCGGCTTGGGTGGGGCAGAGCTGACGAAGGATGTAGCGCACTTCCGATTTTCTGAGGGGGGTGTCGGCCCCCGTGTCCAATCTACGCCCCACGAGGGTTATGGTATTGCGGCTGCATTGTCTGAACGAGACCGAGTGGGATTGACGGCGCAGAACGTTCTGAATGTCCCTGTTATCGCGATTGATGACCCAAAGATGCTGATCAATGCCTCAGGGTTCTCTTTCGGGACGGCAGACTGCGTGCTTGCGATTTCTGCGGGTCTGCTTGGGAACCGCGCCTACCGTAATGCTTTGAAAGACCTCCTGTACCAAGTCCTAGATGACGGGATCACGGATGTTGTTTCCCTGCCTGAGTATGTCAGAAGACTGGTGCCTACTGGGCCGTATTTAACCCACTTTCGCCGTACGCAGGCCTATCAGCATGACGCGCTGCATCCGCCTGAGCACAGGCACACAGAGCGTGAACAATTGCTGGCAGATGCCAAAGTCGCATGGTCATATTTTGAGCGCTGGACCAATCCTGAGACGGGGCTTTGCCCTGCGACGGTGAATTTTGCCCCGGGGCAACGCAGGCTGCATGAAGCCGTCACGATGTGGGACGTGGGTTCGCATATTTTTGCGCTGATGGCAGCTGTGGATCTTGAACTGATCGCCCCCCAGGGGTTTCAGAGCGCCATCCGCCGCATTCTGCCCAACATTGCGGGTCGACGCTCACAGGGACGGCATTTACCGCAGGGTTGGATCGCAACGGATAGGTTCAAATGGGGCAATAAGAATTTTGATGGCTGTGATGCGGGGCGGTTGCTGGCGGCTTTGTACAATCTCGACATGCATCCTCTCGTTCAGGAGAAATCAGCGCCCACCGTGGCCTCTTGGGATTTGGAGGCCATCGTCGCGGATGGCATTATCCACTCTGTGGAAGAGGGAAAGCTTGCGTCCACCTTTAGATCGCATTGTGCCCATTACGCTGCTTGGGCGTTTCGGACTTGGGGCATTGACGTGAATTCGCCCTATGAGGTGTTGCGGGGCGCAAGCCAATCTGACGGTCAGATGGCGTTGCTGGAAGTCGGTGGGCATATCGGGCCTATGGGCGCAGAGCCTCTCCTCATGGAGGCGCTCGAATTTGGGATGTCTCCTGAATCTGCCTATCTGGCGGATGTTTTATTTGCCGCACAGCTGGAGGAGCACGATGAGACCGGTCGGCTCATTTGTGTCTCCGAAGGCCCTATCAACAGTCCCCCGTGGTTTCTTTATCAGGGTCTACAGTTTGATGCGCCGGGCAGGGTGTGGGCGACCGATACCGTGGACAGTTTGCCCGAGCACCGCACCAATGCCTTTCGCGACGCGCATCTCTCGATCAGTTCAAAGGGGGCATTTTTATGGTCCGCCTATAGAG
- a CDS encoding glycosyltransferase: MPAQTQKVYAVVPVELPWAAMSFGQSCDTVQVALPTWFHFARDQGAVEVIGVSQETRAPLLEHVERTSGLRIMPIVRLDASISRALSSGERPDQVARAFDVFIERVSGADYVEGFCLEASSLTSAGVDIFGSLVQQMATVLRTQGLRSCVKLPSTVPDSFLVLANRFFDTVIVNGYREYWIGSAPQPLADTGWFAQHIAFLKEHVAPEKLVVELGVHSVDWVSGRPRPETQPFAQTMSALADAGASAEFVRAAGHSQAQYLDEKGLQHRVWMLDAASVQNQILMLQKSDVGSIGLSGLGYEDPGIWAVLDQTTRGVALSDESLRQIVLSEYVEHLGQGPFVAPLSMPQLGLRQVVTDNVTQAVTAMTYLETPKASAVRLYGAGEPNKVVLTFDDGPHPEHTARTLEILQETKTPGSFFVLGNNAVKFPDLVKRILKEGHELGSHTYTHPNMGAVSASRATVEINSTQLLLNGLTGKNMRLYREPYMRSGGPITSREVASLLPLEEAGYVIAGMNVVPRDWVAQTADGLADEIIRQVQSNAGGVVLLHDGGGDQSQTVAALPRVISELRAQGYEFTSLADVLGVSPDMLMPEGNRVTATFGSMSFLAVGNGWSLLQIAFWSVFAIGVLRATALLVLTARHKRHVSPSPRHKPSVTIVIPAYNEGRVIEHCIRRALYTEYADFDIIVVDDGSTDDTYEKAISFAYHPLVTVLRQPNRGKAAALNAALDECQSEVLICIDADSQIAPNAVSLLTPHFSDPQIGAVAGRVVVGNRDSLLTRLQALEYITAQAVERRAKDYLNAITVVPGAIGAWRATALMEAGIFSSETLTEDADMTMAMIRTDYRVVYEDRAIATTEAPASLKGLMTQRLRWSLGMMQAGWKHSGAMIERRSLGRVALPDLAVFGYLMPLIAPLADLFLVILLVEFVTNFGTVKQEYADIITNPLIVAYLALPALEVMSAVVAFKLDPKEDRRLLLLLPAQRVFYRQMLYISVIRALWRAATGSLASWGRMTRAGFQFDQAKLT, from the coding sequence GTGCCTGCGCAGACACAGAAGGTCTATGCCGTGGTCCCTGTGGAGCTTCCCTGGGCGGCAATGTCTTTTGGGCAGAGTTGTGACACTGTTCAGGTTGCGCTGCCCACTTGGTTCCATTTCGCGCGAGATCAAGGCGCTGTAGAGGTCATTGGTGTGAGCCAAGAGACCCGCGCGCCGCTGTTGGAGCATGTTGAGAGGACCTCGGGCCTTCGGATCATGCCAATTGTTCGACTGGACGCCTCCATCTCGCGTGCGTTGAGCAGTGGTGAGAGGCCGGACCAAGTGGCCAGGGCATTTGATGTGTTCATTGAACGCGTCTCTGGCGCGGACTATGTGGAAGGGTTCTGCCTTGAGGCCAGCAGTTTGACGTCTGCGGGGGTGGATATCTTCGGCAGTCTTGTCCAACAGATGGCAACGGTATTGCGCACGCAAGGCCTTAGGTCTTGTGTGAAGCTTCCAAGCACAGTCCCCGATAGTTTTTTGGTTCTCGCAAACCGGTTTTTTGATACGGTTATTGTCAATGGATACCGGGAATACTGGATTGGCTCTGCGCCACAGCCGCTTGCCGACACTGGTTGGTTTGCCCAGCATATTGCGTTTTTGAAAGAGCATGTCGCTCCTGAAAAACTGGTCGTTGAATTGGGGGTCCATAGTGTTGACTGGGTCTCCGGGCGGCCGCGCCCTGAGACCCAACCTTTCGCGCAAACGATGTCTGCACTGGCAGATGCGGGGGCGTCTGCGGAATTTGTCCGCGCGGCCGGCCATAGCCAAGCGCAGTATCTTGATGAGAAGGGGCTTCAGCATCGGGTTTGGATGCTCGATGCGGCTTCAGTGCAGAACCAAATTTTAATGCTGCAAAAGAGTGATGTCGGCAGCATCGGATTGAGTGGCTTGGGCTATGAGGACCCAGGGATTTGGGCGGTTTTGGACCAAACCACCCGGGGGGTTGCTCTCTCTGACGAGAGCCTTCGTCAGATTGTACTGTCGGAGTATGTTGAACATTTGGGGCAGGGCCCTTTTGTCGCGCCCCTTTCCATGCCGCAATTGGGGCTGCGTCAAGTCGTAACGGACAATGTCACTCAAGCAGTCACCGCGATGACCTATCTTGAAACACCTAAAGCAAGCGCTGTGCGCCTTTATGGCGCCGGAGAACCTAATAAGGTCGTTTTGACCTTTGATGATGGGCCGCATCCTGAACATACCGCCCGGACGTTGGAAATTCTGCAAGAGACCAAAACACCGGGGTCGTTTTTTGTTCTAGGCAACAACGCCGTCAAGTTTCCAGATCTTGTAAAGCGCATCCTTAAAGAGGGGCATGAATTAGGGTCACATACCTACACCCATCCCAATATGGGGGCGGTCTCAGCCTCACGCGCCACTGTTGAGATTAACTCCACGCAGCTGCTGCTAAATGGGCTAACGGGCAAAAACATGCGGCTCTATCGAGAGCCCTATATGCGCAGTGGCGGTCCTATAACCTCGCGCGAAGTGGCCTCGCTTCTGCCGCTCGAAGAAGCGGGGTATGTCATTGCGGGTATGAACGTGGTGCCGCGCGACTGGGTGGCGCAGACTGCCGATGGATTGGCTGATGAGATTATCAGACAGGTGCAGTCCAACGCAGGCGGTGTCGTCTTGCTGCATGACGGAGGGGGGGATCAAAGCCAGACGGTAGCAGCTTTGCCCAGAGTAATTTCCGAGCTGCGCGCGCAAGGCTATGAGTTCACGTCCCTTGCTGACGTCTTGGGGGTTTCTCCTGACATGCTGATGCCTGAGGGAAATCGTGTCACGGCGACCTTTGGCAGCATGTCTTTCCTGGCCGTGGGGAATGGTTGGTCTCTTCTTCAGATCGCCTTTTGGAGCGTCTTTGCGATTGGGGTGCTGCGCGCCACGGCTCTTTTGGTGTTGACCGCCAGACATAAGCGTCATGTTTCGCCATCTCCACGGCATAAGCCTTCAGTTACGATCGTGATCCCGGCATACAACGAGGGGCGCGTGATTGAGCACTGCATTCGGCGGGCCCTTTACACAGAGTATGCGGACTTTGATATCATCGTCGTAGATGATGGCTCGACCGATGACACCTATGAGAAAGCAATCAGCTTTGCTTATCATCCTCTTGTGACGGTCTTGCGTCAGCCCAACCGTGGCAAGGCCGCGGCGCTCAATGCAGCTCTCGACGAATGCCAAAGTGAGGTTCTGATCTGCATTGACGCGGATTCCCAGATTGCCCCCAATGCCGTCAGCTTGCTGACACCGCATTTCAGCGACCCCCAGATTGGCGCCGTTGCCGGACGGGTGGTGGTCGGCAATCGAGACAGCCTTCTCACACGTCTTCAAGCGCTTGAATACATCACAGCCCAAGCCGTTGAGCGCCGCGCAAAAGACTATCTCAATGCCATTACCGTTGTGCCAGGTGCCATTGGCGCATGGCGGGCGACAGCTTTGATGGAGGCGGGCATTTTTTCCTCGGAAACGCTGACCGAAGATGCGGATATGACGATGGCCATGATCCGAACGGATTACCGGGTGGTTTATGAGGACCGCGCAATCGCGACCACAGAGGCGCCTGCATCATTAAAAGGTTTGATGACACAGCGCCTGCGTTGGTCTCTTGGAATGATGCAGGCGGGATGGAAGCATTCGGGGGCTATGATAGAGCGTCGCAGCCTAGGCCGTGTGGCCCTTCCAGACTTGGCTGTCTTTGGGTATCTAATGCCGCTGATCGCGCCATTGGCGGACTTGTTCTTGGTGATCCTCCTTGTAGAGTTTGTGACGAACTTTGGGACGGTAAAGCAGGAGTATGCGGACATTATCACCAACCCGCTGATTGTGGCTTATCTGGCACTTCCGGCATTGGAAGTGATGAGTGCAGTTGTGGCATTCAAGCTTGATCCGAAAGAAGACCGGCGCCTGCTACTTTTGCTGCCTGCGCAGCGCGTTTTCTACCGCCAAATGTTGTATATATCTGTAATTCGCGCGCTGTGGCGCGCCGCGACAGGCTCTTTGGCGTCTTGGGGGCGTATGACGCGCGCGGGTTTTCAGTTTGACCAGGCAAAGCTGACATGA
- a CDS encoding H-NS histone family protein translates to MSRKELEKHLADVNKALQAARARDHRDAKKAAAKAAAEFGFSLGDIADAEPQKPMKAKSKAKSARKPSKPAFANPEDTKQTWTGKGRQPNWFRAQVANGTEPDAMRITN, encoded by the coding sequence ATGTCCCGCAAAGAGCTCGAAAAACACTTGGCGGATGTAAATAAAGCCCTTCAAGCCGCACGGGCCCGAGACCACCGGGATGCGAAGAAAGCCGCCGCAAAAGCCGCCGCTGAATTCGGCTTCTCTTTGGGAGACATCGCCGACGCCGAACCCCAGAAACCAATGAAGGCTAAATCAAAAGCCAAGTCCGCGCGAAAGCCCTCGAAACCCGCCTTCGCCAATCCAGAAGATACGAAACAAACATGGACCGGCAAAGGACGCCAACCCAACTGGTTCCGCGCTCAAGTTGCAAATGGCACCGAGCCTGACGCAATGCGCATTACCAATTAA